A stretch of the Dyella telluris genome encodes the following:
- a CDS encoding sigma-54 dependent transcriptional regulator has protein sequence MAVMREEARRCVVWFGQPAGEERAELARAGWIVRVADASTQGGVGVRNNDTVVALADLRHGDPASAQAMAQLMADYPWLPWVALIPPDMSAHEPLIDRILEASIEYFSTPVDVDRLIEALSRIGGDEPRAVEPGENGITGRSPAMGAVVASVRKYAPVELPVLITGETGTGKEVAARALHSLSARADRPFAAINCGALPPNLVQSELFGHERGAFTGANARRIGHFETAAGGTVFLDEVGDLPLDAQTSLLRFLQEGTLERVGSSQLIKLDVRVLAATHVDLEKAVEQGRFREDLYYRLNVLRLRMPPLREREDDVVLLAQRFLDAFREQHASRARAFSASARRAMQEFTWPGNVRELLNRVQRAAVVAEDTLISTNDLDLADVLTKQAARSSLGSTRVAAERDAVIACLRESRFNVSECARRLKVSRVTIYRLCKKHQLALDELR, from the coding sequence ATGGCTGTAATGAGGGAGGAAGCCAGGCGATGCGTCGTCTGGTTTGGTCAGCCAGCCGGTGAGGAACGGGCAGAGCTGGCCAGGGCAGGATGGATTGTGCGCGTGGCCGATGCCAGCACCCAGGGTGGCGTGGGCGTGCGCAACAACGACACGGTGGTGGCGCTGGCCGACCTGCGGCATGGGGATCCTGCCTCGGCGCAGGCCATGGCCCAGCTGATGGCCGATTATCCATGGTTGCCGTGGGTGGCCCTTATTCCGCCGGACATGTCGGCGCACGAGCCACTGATCGATCGCATCCTCGAAGCCAGCATCGAATACTTCAGCACGCCGGTGGATGTCGATCGCCTGATCGAGGCGTTGTCGCGCATCGGTGGCGATGAACCCCGCGCGGTGGAGCCCGGAGAGAACGGCATTACCGGCCGCAGCCCGGCCATGGGTGCGGTGGTGGCCAGCGTGCGCAAGTACGCACCGGTGGAACTGCCGGTGCTGATCACCGGCGAAACCGGTACCGGCAAGGAAGTGGCCGCGCGTGCGCTGCATAGTCTTTCCGCGCGAGCCGACCGTCCGTTCGCGGCGATCAATTGCGGCGCCCTGCCGCCGAACCTGGTGCAGTCCGAACTGTTCGGTCATGAGCGTGGCGCGTTCACGGGCGCCAATGCGCGACGTATCGGCCATTTCGAAACCGCTGCCGGCGGCACTGTATTCCTCGACGAAGTGGGTGACCTGCCGCTGGACGCGCAGACCAGCCTGCTGCGTTTCCTGCAGGAAGGCACGCTGGAGCGCGTCGGCAGCAGCCAGCTGATCAAGCTGGATGTGCGCGTGCTGGCCGCGACCCACGTGGACCTGGAAAAGGCAGTGGAGCAGGGGCGGTTCCGCGAAGATCTTTATTACCGGCTCAACGTGTTGCGCCTGCGCATGCCGCCGCTGCGCGAGCGCGAGGATGACGTGGTGCTGCTGGCACAACGCTTCCTCGATGCCTTCCGCGAGCAACATGCCAGCCGCGCACGCGCCTTCAGTGCCAGTGCGCGCCGGGCGATGCAGGAATTCACCTGGCCGGGCAACGTGCGCGAGTTGCTCAATCGCGTGCAGCGCGCGGCCGTGGTGGCCGAGGACACGCTGATCAGCACGAATGATCTTGACCTGGCCGATGTGCTGACCAAGCAGGCTGCGCGTTCCAGCCTCGGAAGCACGCGCGTGGCTGCCGAGCGCGACGCCGTCATTGCCTGCCTGCGCGAAAGCCGCTTCAACGTGAGTGAATGTGCGCGGCGACTGAAGGTGTCGCGCGTGACCATCTACCGCCTGTGCAAAAAGCACCAGCTCGCACTCGACGAACTGCGCTGA
- a CDS encoding VOC family protein — MKYLHTMIRVRDIDASLRFFCEGLGLKETRRTENDAGKFTLVFLAAPGSPDAEIELTYNWGSTEDYGSARNFGHLAFRVDDIYQTCAHLQSMGYTINRPPRDGHMAFVRSPDLISVELLQDGHLPPQEPWASMPNTGVW, encoded by the coding sequence ATGAAATATCTGCATACCATGATCCGCGTGCGCGACATCGACGCGAGCCTGCGTTTCTTCTGCGAGGGGCTGGGCCTGAAGGAAACGCGACGCACGGAAAACGACGCGGGCAAGTTCACCCTGGTGTTCCTCGCCGCGCCCGGCTCGCCGGACGCCGAAATCGAGCTGACCTACAACTGGGGCTCCACCGAGGATTACGGCAGCGCCCGCAATTTCGGCCACCTCGCGTTTCGCGTCGACGACATCTACCAGACCTGTGCCCACTTGCAGTCCATGGGCTACACCATCAACCGGCCGCCACGCGACGGACACATGGCTTTCGTACGCTCGCCCGACCTGATTTCGGTCGAACTGCTGCAGGACGGTCACCTCCCGCCGCAGGAGCCATGGGCGTCGATGCCCAACACGGGCGTCTGGTAA
- a CDS encoding HIT family protein has translation MACPFCEIVAGRLEASVVAQTAHALAFLDLRQAVPGHVLVVPKAHVEDIYAIDPTVAGDVMQLGVRVAHALRDAFHAPGLNLWQSNGAAAGQEVPHFHLHVQPRRVGDGLLRIYAHGVPSPSSRAALDDMAQRIRQGLPPDDGVPTPRSVP, from the coding sequence ATGGCGTGCCCGTTCTGCGAGATCGTCGCCGGCCGTCTTGAAGCCAGCGTGGTGGCGCAGACGGCGCATGCGCTCGCCTTCCTGGACCTCCGCCAGGCGGTTCCGGGGCACGTGCTTGTGGTGCCAAAGGCGCACGTCGAAGACATCTATGCCATCGACCCGACGGTGGCCGGCGACGTGATGCAACTGGGCGTGCGCGTGGCACATGCGCTGCGCGACGCGTTTCATGCGCCGGGGCTCAACCTGTGGCAGTCCAACGGTGCAGCGGCCGGGCAGGAAGTGCCGCACTTCCATCTGCACGTGCAGCCGCGCCGCGTGGGCGACGGCTTGTTGCGGATCTATGCCCATGGCGTGCCGTCGCCATCGTCACGCGCGGCGCTGGACGACATGGCGCAGCGCATCCGGCAAGGTCTTCCCCCTGATGACGGCGTCCCCACGCCACGGAGCGTTCCATGA
- a CDS encoding SDR family oxidoreductase: MSSLAGKTLFITGASRGIGLAIALRAAQDGANVVIAAKSSVLNPRLPGTIFTAAEQVEAAGGKALPIKCDIREEEDVQAAVAATVERFGGIDILVNNASAIWLAGVADTPMKRFDLMQQVNARGSFLCAQACLPHLLKSANPHILTLAPPPSLNPKWWAPHTGYTLAKMGMSFVTLGLAGELGSKGIAVNALWPRTIIATDALNMIPGVDIARCRKPTIVADAAHAVLTREAKGFAGHFLIDEEVLHEAGVTDLTWYAMDASQEPLPDLFLD; this comes from the coding sequence ATGAGCAGCCTGGCGGGCAAGACCCTCTTCATCACTGGTGCGTCGCGTGGCATTGGCCTGGCCATAGCGCTGCGTGCGGCGCAGGACGGTGCCAACGTGGTGATCGCGGCCAAGAGCAGCGTGCTCAACCCCCGGCTGCCGGGCACCATCTTCACCGCCGCGGAGCAGGTCGAGGCGGCGGGCGGCAAGGCCCTGCCGATCAAATGCGATATCCGCGAGGAAGAGGATGTGCAGGCCGCCGTGGCTGCCACGGTGGAACGCTTCGGCGGCATCGACATCCTGGTGAACAACGCCAGTGCGATCTGGCTGGCCGGCGTGGCAGACACGCCGATGAAGCGCTTCGACCTCATGCAGCAGGTCAACGCGCGCGGCAGTTTCCTGTGTGCGCAGGCGTGCCTGCCGCATCTGCTCAAATCGGCCAACCCGCACATCCTCACGCTGGCGCCGCCGCCGTCGCTCAATCCCAAGTGGTGGGCGCCGCACACGGGCTATACGCTGGCCAAGATGGGCATGAGTTTCGTCACGCTGGGGCTGGCCGGTGAACTCGGCAGCAAGGGCATTGCCGTCAATGCACTGTGGCCGCGCACCATCATCGCCACCGATGCGCTCAACATGATTCCGGGCGTGGACATCGCGCGCTGCCGCAAGCCGACCATCGTGGCCGACGCGGCGCACGCCGTGCTGACGCGCGAGGCCAAGGGCTTTGCCGGCCATTTCCTTATCGATGAGGAGGTGCTGCACGAAGCCGGTGTCACCGACCTTACCTGGTACGCCATGGATGCATCGCAGGAACCGTTGCCCGATCTGTTTCTCGACTGA